AGCAGGCTTGCGCTGCCGTGGGTCAGATTGACCTCATGTACGCTTATCGCGAAATGTTCCGCTGGGTGCAACTCTCCGTCGGTCAGATTCTCTTGTCTGCAGAAGACTTCCGCGACCGCGCGCGTTACAAGAATTTGCAGAACACCATCAAAGCAATGCTTGCACGTAAGATTGTTCCGATCATTAACGAGAACGACTCCTTGGCCGTTGCCGAAATCAAGGTGGGCGATAACGACAAGCTTTCAAGCGATGTGGCGCTGTTCCTCGATGCTGACTTGCTCCTCATCTTTACGGATGAAGATGGCTTGTTCGATGACAATCCGAAGAAGAATCCGAACGCTCGCTTGTTGAACTTTGTTCCTGAAATCACGCCTGCGATTTTGGCTTTGGCCGGAAAGCCCGGCGAAGCCGGTTCCGCTGTCAGTACTGGCGGCATGAGGAGCAAGCTCGAAGCCATTCGCAATGTGACGAAGAGTGGCGCGAATGCATTCCTCGCTAGCGGTATGAAGGTCCTCCCGCATCAGGTGTTCTTTGAAAATGCAACAGGAACTTTGTTCGCAGGCTCCAAGAAAAAACTCAATAGCCGTCAGCGCTGGCTGAGTTTCATTACGACGCCGCGTGGAAGCGTGATTGTCGATGAAGGTGGCGTGAAGGCTTTGCGTGAAAATCATTCGAGCTTGTTGCCGGTTGGCGTGATTGCGGTACAGAAGCATTTTGACAAGGGCGACTTGATTGAAGTCCAGGACGAAAAGAAGAATCCTGTGGCGCGCGGTGTCGCTGGTTTTGATAGCGAAACGCTCAAGCTTGTGCTCCGCAAGAAGACTGCCCAAGTGCACGAAATCTTGGGCAAGAATGTTCCGGATGAACTTATCCACAAGAACGACTTGGTTGTATTCTAATTAGGTGACTTTAGACCGCTTTAGACAAAAGGATCAAACGTATGGCTGAAGATCAGAATGTCGAAGAACTGGCCGAAGAATCGGCGGAACTCCCGAAAGTTGAAAGTAGGGAAGACCTGGCTCGTATTATACAGGCGCTCGTCTTTGCGTCTCCGGATGTCGTGACGCTCAAGAAGCTTCGCGAAATTCTCGGCGATTTTTTGGATGCTCGTTCTGTGGCGGATGCGCTCATTACCGCGAACGATTCTTTGAACAAGATTCAGTCTCCGTTTGAAATTGTGGAACAGGCGGGCGGTTACCGCTTTAGAACACGTGCAAAGTATTATCCGTGGGTGCGCAAGCTCTTCCCGGAAGCAAATGCCCGCAGGCTTAGCCAGGCGGCTCTTGAAACGCTTGCCGTGATTGCTTATCAGCAGCCGATTACAAAGGCCGCGATTGAACAGGTTCGTGGCGTTTCGTCTGCGGATGGTCCGATCCGTAACTTGCTTGACAAAGGCTTTATTACTTTGGGTGCAAGAGCCGAAACTGTTGGTAACCCTTATACTTACGTGACCACGCAGGAATTTTTGAAATACTTTGGTATCAATCGCATTCCAGAAGACTTGCCGCGTTTGCGCGAATTCAGTGAACTTTTGGAAGCGGGCGCTTTGGTGCCGCAGTACTCCAAGCCTGATAACGCTCCGGAAGAACCGACTCCGCTCGAAGAATCGACTGATCAGATTGAATTGTCTATGGGAGATGCTTAATGGCCGTTACTCCGTTGATGCAGCAATATTACGAAATCAAGAAAGAAAATCCTGGCTGCATTTTGTTTTTCCGCATGGGCGACTTCTTTGAGCTTTTTGAAGATGACGCTGTAATCGCCTCGAAAATTTTAGGTTTAACGCTCACGAGCCGCAATAACGGTGCCTCCGGTGCAACGCCTTTGTGCGGGTTCCCGCACCACGCTGCCGAACGCTATGTGCCAAAGATGGTGGCTGCCGGCTACCGCATCGCCATTTGCGAACAGGTCGAAGACCCGAAACTTGCAAAGGGCATTGTCAAGCGCGACATTGTTGAAATCATCAGCGCCGGCACGGCGATGAACGAAGAAAACCTCAATGCGAAAGAGGCGAATTACCTTTGCGCTTATGTGCCTGCGACAAGTGATGATGGCAAGGGCGGAAACGGAGATGTGGCTGCGTTTGCGATTGCTGATGTGACGACGGGTTATTTGGCGACGTGCCGTAGCAGTGTGCAGGCTTTCGAATGCGAATTCAGCCGTCGCATGCCCAAGGAAATCGTGATTCCCGAAGGGACGACGATTCCATCTGCGATTATGGACTTGATCAAGGCCGAAAACGTCTTGGTCACTGAACTCCCGGCGATTTTGTTTGCAGAAGACCAGGCAAAGGATGTGCTCTTTACGCACTTCAAGGTCGAAGCGCTCGATGGCCTTGGCTTGGATGGCCGCGTTTTTGAAACGTCCGTGACGGGTGCTTTGCTCCAATATTTGATCAACCAGAAAAAGTCCGAACTGTCGCACTTTACGACGCTCGAGATTTTGAATCTGGACGATTACATGACGCTCGATCCGAGCACGCTTCGCAATTTGGAACTCGTTCGTCCGCTGAATGCTGACGATTATTCCAGCACGCTTTGCTCGGTACTTGACTTTACGGTGACGGCAATGGGTGGGCGTACGCTCAAGGACTGGGTGAGCCATCCGTTGATTGCTGTGGACCGCATCCGAGAACGCGAAGAAGCGGTGGGCGAACTTGTCCAGAATCCTGTGGCGCTTGATGAACTCAAGGAATCCTTGACGTCGATTCTCGATATGGAGCGCTTGATGGGCCGTGTCGGTAGCGGTCGTGCAAATGCGCGTGACCTCGCGGGAATGGGACGTTCTCTTTCGCAGGCATCAAAGGTCGCTGACGTTTTGGAAGGCTTGCATGCGCCGCTTTTTGAAGGTCTACGCGAAACGTTGAATGCAGCAAAGGGCCGTGGCGAAGACTTGCTCAAGTACTTCAATGATGACTTGCCGATGACCGTGCGCGAAGGCGGTATGATCCGCCCGGGTGCAAGTTCAGAACTTGATGCGATGAACGAGGACATCAAGGAACGCCGTGAATGGATTGCTTCGTTGGAAGGACGTGAACGCGAACGCCTCGGAATCCCGTCATTGAAGGTCGGTTACAACCGCGTGTTCGGTTACTACATCGAAATCACGAAGGCGCAGATGGCTAAGGCCACGCAGCCGATTCCGGACGAGTACATCCGCAAGCAGACAACGGTGAACGGCGAACGCTATATCACGCCTGAGATGAAGGAATGCGAATCCGTCATCAGCAATGCTGAAGTCAACATCCATGCGCTAGAATACAAGATTTTCTGCGAACTTCGCGAACGCGTGAACAGCTGGCGTGCCGAACTCCAGGGCATTGCCGATGCGATTGCCCGAGTCGATAGCTTGTACAGCTTTGCCCGCGCGGCCCGCAAGTACAATTACGTTTGCCCGGAAGTTTTTGAAGGGACGGGTATTGAAATTCGTGGCGGTTTCCATCCGGTGATTGTTGCGGTGAACCCCGATTTGAACTTTGTCCCGAACGATGTTACGCTCTCGCCGGACGGTACGCGACTGATGCTCATTACAGGTCCGAACATGGCCGGTAAATCGACGTACTTGCGCCAGACGGGGCTTATTGTGCTCATGGCGCAGATTGGCTGCTTTGTGCCGGCTGAAAGTGCGCGCATTGGCGTGGTGGACCGCATCTTTACGCGTGTGGGCGCTAGCGACCGCTTGAGCCGTGGCCTCAGTACGTTCATGGTCGAGATGATCGAAACGGCGAATATCCTCCGCAATGCGACGCCGCATAGCCTTGTGCTGCTCGATGAAATCGGTCGCGGTACGAGTACGTTTGACGGCCTCTCGATTGCGTGGGCGATTGTCGAGACGCTCCACAGCGAGCCTGCCCGCATGGCGCTCACGCTGTTTGCAACGCACTATCACGAATTGACGGGGCTTGTGGAATCGCTGGAACACGCCGGGAACTTCCAGGTTGCCGTGCAGGAAAAGGGCGACAAGCTCACGTTCTTGCATAAGATTCTAGAAGGCGCTTGCGATTCAAGCTATGGTATTCACGTCGCTGAGATGGCGGGGCTCCCACCTAACGTGGTGCGCCGAGCTCGCAAGATTTTGCTCCGTTTGGAAAAGCAGAAGATTGACCCGAGCGACGAGGCGCAAAACAAAAAAATCAAGGCGCAGCCGCAGATGGACTTGTTTGCACCGCCAGACGAGAACACGCTCTTGCTCAAGGATGAAATTCGCAGGCTCAAGCCCGAGGAAATGACCCCGATGCAAGCGCTGCAACGCCTCATGGACCTGAAGGAAAATTACGGGAAATAGAAATTAGTCAATGGTCTTTAGATAAATGCAGCGAAACTGCAATAATAAAACTACTGACTAATGACTAAGAACTAACAACTAAAATATGATTGATTTCGCGGCTTTAATGAACTTTGCTTTTGAAAATCGGCTCTACGAGTCCGAGGTTCATGGCATTGAGCATTGGCATCAGGTGGAGTACAATGGGCTCCTCCTGGCGAAAAAGACTGGCGCCGACATTGACGTAGTGCGCTTGTTTGCGATTTTCCACGACTCGCAGCGTTTGGATGATGCGTACGACCGTGAACATGGTGCACGCGGCGCAGAATTTGCACAGCGCTGTCGTGAAGAAAAGCGCTTTGAGCTGGACGATGAGCGCTTTGGCTGGCTCTATGATGCTTGCCGCCTCCACACGATTCAGCCGCGTACAGGAATTGTTACGATAGACACGTGCTTTGATGCGGACCGTCTGGATTTGGGCCGTGTCGGGTTCCCGCTGAATCCCCAAAAGATGGCGACGGAATGGGGTGCAAAAATAGCCCAGAAGTCTCTCACTTCGGGCTATTCCGTATTCCACATGCGCGAGTGGATCCGCAAATTGGTGCTTTAATTATTCCTTAATTGCCTGGAACGTGCAGCTGATTTCGACGGCGACATTCTTCGGGAGTGTCGAAACGCCGACTGCCGTACGGGCGTGCTTTCCATTTTCTCCGAGAATCTGTACAGCGAGTTCGCTAGCGCCATTCAGTACAATCGGCTGGTCGTGGAAATCGTTTGCGGATTGCACAAAACCCTGGATCTGAACGAGGCGGAGTGTTTCGCCGGCTTTCAACTGCGTAAGGGCGGCGGCAATGTTGTTCAAGAAGCAAATCTGTGCGGCTTCCTTAGCTTTTTCCACAGAAATCTGGTTCGGGACGACGCCTGTAAAAGCGGAAAAGTCGCCCTTTACAGACGGCAACTGCCCAGAAACAATAATCGTATCGCCAAAGCGCGTTGCCGGGACATAAGCGGCAACTGGTGCGGGGCAGGCGGGGAGCGTCAGCCCCAATTCTTGGAATTTAGAGACAATTTGACTCATGTAATCTCCTTGTTTTTGCGCCTTTAATATACAATAATTGAGATGCGTTTGGAGCGTTTATGTCTCGCTAATTAAAACCCGCACACGTTTTTGTGTGCGGGTATATTTTAAGGCTATTAGTGGCGATTACTTCTTCTCGACTAATTCCGTGGCGAGCTTCTTCATTCCGTTGAAGTCCCACTTGCCGCTTCCGAGCTTCGGGATGGCTTCAACGCAGAACACGGAACCCGGCTGCATGAGTGGCGGGATGCCTGACTTGCGGAGGCTTCTCGAAATTTCTTCGGTGTCGAGCGTTGCGTCGCCCTTGACGAGGAGCACGATGCGTTCGCCCTTCACAGAATCTGGAACGGCGGTGATGGCGAATTCGTGGTCGCCCATGATGCCCGTTTCTGCAATGCGGAGTTCCACAGCAGTGAGCGAAATCATTTCGCCGCCGAGTTTTGCAAAGCGGCTGTAGCGGCCGAGAATCTTGACGAAGCCGTCTTCGGTGATGGTACACTTGTCTCCGGTCTTGTACCAGCGGCGACCATCCACTTCAAAAATGACGGCATCAGTTTTAGCTTCATCGCGGAGGTAACCCTTCATCACTTGCGGGCCTGTGATGACGAGCATGCCTTCTTCACCCGGAGCCAAGAATTCGTTTGTCTCGGGGTTAATAATGGCGCCTGTTGAACCAGGGACAACCATGCCGATGCTCGAGTGGTCGCAGCACTTTTCCATCGTCAAGAAGTCATCCAGCAAAACGTTCGGAGCATTGAGC
This is a stretch of genomic DNA from Fibrobacter sp. UWB13. It encodes these proteins:
- the mutS gene encoding DNA mismatch repair protein MutS; translated protein: MAVTPLMQQYYEIKKENPGCILFFRMGDFFELFEDDAVIASKILGLTLTSRNNGASGATPLCGFPHHAAERYVPKMVAAGYRIAICEQVEDPKLAKGIVKRDIVEIISAGTAMNEENLNAKEANYLCAYVPATSDDGKGGNGDVAAFAIADVTTGYLATCRSSVQAFECEFSRRMPKEIVIPEGTTIPSAIMDLIKAENVLVTELPAILFAEDQAKDVLFTHFKVEALDGLGLDGRVFETSVTGALLQYLINQKKSELSHFTTLEILNLDDYMTLDPSTLRNLELVRPLNADDYSSTLCSVLDFTVTAMGGRTLKDWVSHPLIAVDRIREREEAVGELVQNPVALDELKESLTSILDMERLMGRVGSGRANARDLAGMGRSLSQASKVADVLEGLHAPLFEGLRETLNAAKGRGEDLLKYFNDDLPMTVREGGMIRPGASSELDAMNEDIKERREWIASLEGRERERLGIPSLKVGYNRVFGYYIEITKAQMAKATQPIPDEYIRKQTTVNGERYITPEMKECESVISNAEVNIHALEYKIFCELRERVNSWRAELQGIADAIARVDSLYSFARAARKYNYVCPEVFEGTGIEIRGGFHPVIVAVNPDLNFVPNDVTLSPDGTRLMLITGPNMAGKSTYLRQTGLIVLMAQIGCFVPAESARIGVVDRIFTRVGASDRLSRGLSTFMVEMIETANILRNATPHSLVLLDEIGRGTSTFDGLSIAWAIVETLHSEPARMALTLFATHYHELTGLVESLEHAGNFQVAVQEKGDKLTFLHKILEGACDSSYGIHVAEMAGLPPNVVRRARKILLRLEKQKIDPSDEAQNKKIKAQPQMDLFAPPDENTLLLKDEIRRLKPEEMTPMQALQRLMDLKENYGK
- the scpB gene encoding SMC-Scp complex subunit ScpB, yielding MAEDQNVEELAEESAELPKVESREDLARIIQALVFASPDVVTLKKLREILGDFLDARSVADALITANDSLNKIQSPFEIVEQAGGYRFRTRAKYYPWVRKLFPEANARRLSQAALETLAVIAYQQPITKAAIEQVRGVSSADGPIRNLLDKGFITLGARAETVGNPYTYVTTQEFLKYFGINRIPEDLPRLREFSELLEAGALVPQYSKPDNAPEEPTPLEESTDQIELSMGDA
- the proB gene encoding glutamate 5-kinase — protein: MSELRKNILDEARRVVVKIGSRILVDSERGGVRTRYIQKLADSVARLMDAGKEVVIVTSGAVGTGMAELGYAQKPTVLAEKQACAAVGQIDLMYAYREMFRWVQLSVGQILLSAEDFRDRARYKNLQNTIKAMLARKIVPIINENDSLAVAEIKVGDNDKLSSDVALFLDADLLLIFTDEDGLFDDNPKKNPNARLLNFVPEITPAILALAGKPGEAGSAVSTGGMRSKLEAIRNVTKSGANAFLASGMKVLPHQVFFENATGTLFAGSKKKLNSRQRWLSFITTPRGSVIVDEGGVKALRENHSSLLPVGVIAVQKHFDKGDLIEVQDEKKNPVARGVAGFDSETLKLVLRKKTAQVHEILGKNVPDELIHKNDLVVF
- a CDS encoding RidA family protein → MSQIVSKFQELGLTLPACPAPVAAYVPATRFGDTIIVSGQLPSVKGDFSAFTGVVPNQISVEKAKEAAQICFLNNIAAALTQLKAGETLRLVQIQGFVQSANDFHDQPIVLNGASELAVQILGENGKHARTAVGVSTLPKNVAVEISCTFQAIKE